CTTTGCGATTTCCTTCTCGATGGTTGGATCGATCATACTGGTCGTTTGTGTCCTGTGCGGATTTTTGGCCATGGCACAAGGCTTTGAGCGCACGCTCAAGAGCGCGGGCTCGAGCCAGATTGCTGTCATTCTTGGGGGGGGCACCAATAGTGAGGCCAACTCAGAGCTTTCAGCCGATATTGCGCGCAAAATCATGGCGCTGTCTGGCGATATTGGTGCGCAACGCGATAAGGCGGGCAATCCGCTTCTGTCACGGGAAATCATTACGCCAGTGCAATATCGCGCAGACGGAGCAATGATAGCAGGCGACATGCTGGCCCTGCGCGGTATGGACCCATCCGGCCCATCCCTTCGCGATGGCATCAGCCTTTCAGCCGGACGCCTATTCACCCCCGGTAGTCGCGAAATCATGGTCGGCGATCAATTGGCCGCCACTTATCCGGGATTTGCCGTCGGCAACAAGGTGCAGCTGGGGCCGGTGACATGGAGTATTGTCGGGCACATATCTGCCCATGGCAGCGTCTTTGAATCCGAAATCTGGGGCGATCTCGACGCCGTCCGCGCCGCGTTCGACAGGCCCGGTGCGATACAAAGCCTTAGAGTGCGGCTGGCGGCTCAACAGGATCAGGCCTTATTCAAACTGCAGGCAGCACTATCCGATCTTGCCCCAAGTCCCCT
Above is a genomic segment from Cohaesibacter intestini containing:
- a CDS encoding ABC transporter permease, with translation MQFFIRQCVATSRATLLSLPRRFAISFSMVGSIILVVCVLCGFLAMAQGFERTLKSAGSSQIAVILGGGTNSEANSELSADIARKIMALSGDIGAQRDKAGNPLLSREIITPVQYRADGAMIAGDMLALRGMDPSGPSLRDGISLSAGRLFTPGSREIMVGDQLAATYPGFAVGNKVQLGPVTWSIVGHISAHGSVFESEIWGDLDAVRAAFDRPGAIQSLRVRLAAQQDQALFKLQAALSDLAPSPLAIFTEAALYADQAAGTARLIRLFGWPVALLMAIGASAGALNTMMSSLADRTIEIATFRALGFNRISAFLATWLEAVLLAIVGVALGLGASWLVFNGWQASTLGANQARMAFQLVVSYEVIVKAGAVGLLIGAIGGALPAISAARLPITKALRARG